A stretch of the Fusarium musae strain F31 chromosome 2, whole genome shotgun sequence genome encodes the following:
- a CDS encoding hypothetical protein (EggNog:ENOG41) translates to MSTSPKKNQISAQYLEADKRWTEGLILAQSPFWVIAVAFVMMSGIINTWNDVDYMLFSITVASPTILLPALLSKPGGRPWYRRYWVKLNLWVSIIVFTGTYFISHYFFDLMGMRYMFNNKVNFSSAVAGRTGGEVPLFLYPLTHAYFMSYFTFLLVAERKIVRRLQLGSIGRVFVVLALSYVVALGETFFMASPLLSDVFLYEKRDRMMKVGTFGYMIFFVTGLPMLGRVDSHGEDWSLSRVVTEAPAAFTCIILLFELWAKIIGPL, encoded by the coding sequence ATGTCAACATCTCCTAAAAAGAACCAAATCTCTGCTCAATATCTTGAAGCCGACAAAAGATGGACGGAGGGTCTGATCCTTGCGCAAAGCCCCTTTTGGGTCATCGCCGTGGCATTCGTAATGATGAGtggtatcatcaacaccTGGAACGACGTTGATTATATGCTCTTCTCTATCACCGTCGCCTCACCCACGATACTTCTCCCAGCGCTCTTATCGAAGCCTGGTGGTCGTCCATGGTACCGCCGATACTGGGTAAAGCTCAACTTATGGGTATCAATCATAGTCTTCACGGGGACATACTTCATCTCACACTATTTCTTCGATCTCATGGGCATGCGATACATGTTCAACAACAAAGTGAATTTCAGCTCTGCAGTTGCTGGTCGAACGGGCGGCGAAGTTCCTTTGTTCTTGTATCCGCTTACGCATGCATACTTTATGAGTTACTTCACTTTCTTGCTGGTTGCAGAGCGCAAAATCGTTCGTCGACTACAGCTTGGAAGTATTGGACGTGTCTTTGTGGTGCTCGCGCTTTCATATGTCGTCGCGCTCGGAGAAACATTCTTCATGGCTAGCCCTCTTCTCTCAGACGTGTTCCTCtatgagaagagagatcgTATGATGAAAGTAGGAACTTTTGGGTACATGATATTCTTCGTCACTGGCTTGCCTATGCTCGGACGCGTCGATAGCCATGGCGAAGATTGGTCTCTCAGCAGAGTAGTCACCGAAGCCCCGGCTGCATTCACGTGTATAATTTTGTTGTTTGAGCTTTGGGCAAAGATAATTGGGCCTCTTTAA